The sequence below is a genomic window from Paenibacillus silvisoli.
GACATTGAAGGTCTGACCCCGGCTTCCTTGACTGCGGCATACCGCGATTGGCTGTCGAAAGCAGCCTTCGATTTGTACGTAGTCGGCGATACGTCGCTTGAGGAAGTGAAAGCGCTCGTCGCGGAAGCGTTTCATCATAATGAAGGATCGCCGGCCGATTACACGCTGCCCGAGATCCGCAAGCCGATCGGGCAGGTGAAAACGGTCGTCGACAAGATGGACGTCAACCAAGGGAAGCTGAATCTCGGTCTGCGAATCAATTCGGCATACGGCGATGACGACTATCCGGCGGCTCTTCTGTACAATGGCATTCTGGGCGGTTACCCGCATTCCAAGCTGTTCCTGAACGTGCGGGAGAAGGCAAGCCTCGCTTACTACGCTTCCTCGCGCTTGGACGGCCATAAAGGGCTTTGCACGATTCAATCGGGCATCGAAATCGCGAATTACGACAAGGCAGTCACCATTATTAAAGAGCAGCTCGAAAGCATGCGCAGCGGCCAATACAGCGATCTCGAAATGAACCAGACGAAGGCGATGATCGCCAACCATCTGCGCGAGCTGCAGGATTCCGCCAACGAGATGATCGGCTTCGATTTCAATGCGATACTATCCAAACGCGAGCGGTCCGCGCAGGAGCTGCTGGAGCAAGTCCAGGCGGTTACCGCCGAGCAAATCGCGGCGATCGCGCATAAGACCGAGCTCGATACGATCTATTTCCTGCGTGACAGGAAGGAGGGCTAAGGCCGATGGAAACGTTAGCTTACCCAGGCGTTCAAGAGACGTTGTACCGCGAGGTGCTGCCAAACGGACTTGAGGTCGTCGTGCTGCCCAAGGAAGGCTTCAGCAAGACGTATGCGACATTTTCGACGCGTTACGGTTCGATCGACAACCGGTTCGCCGTCGGCGATCAAGAGCCAATCAAAGTACCGGACGGCATTGCCCACTTCTTGGAGCATAAAATGTTCGAGGAGCCGACAGGCGACATTTTCGCGACGTTCGCTTCCCAAGGGGCTTCGGCGAATGCATATACGAGCTTCGACCGTACCGTTTACT
It includes:
- the yfmF gene encoding EF-P 5-aminopentanol modification-associated protein YfmF, whose amino-acid sequence is MSNSPFQRGQLNRIRLHVLPTQRFKTFSISLYAGIPLKEETVTPVALIPFVLRRGTASTPETIAFRERLDDLYGAGFGFDVYKRGDAQIVQFRMDVINDRFVSSDQPLLAASLKLLGEVVTEPTLENGQLRAKYVEAEKETLRKRLEAIINDKIRYAAERCLEVMCEDEPYRLHALGKLDDIEGLTPASLTAAYRDWLSKAAFDLYVVGDTSLEEVKALVAEAFHHNEGSPADYTLPEIRKPIGQVKTVVDKMDVNQGKLNLGLRINSAYGDDDYPAALLYNGILGGYPHSKLFLNVREKASLAYYASSRLDGHKGLCTIQSGIEIANYDKAVTIIKEQLESMRSGQYSDLEMNQTKAMIANHLRELQDSANEMIGFDFNAILSKRERSAQELLEQVQAVTAEQIAAIAHKTELDTIYFLRDRKEG